One part of the Glycine max cultivar Williams 82 chromosome 14, Glycine_max_v4.0, whole genome shotgun sequence genome encodes these proteins:
- the LOC100797856 gene encoding transcription factor bHLH96 — protein MALEAVVFPQDPFTYGCNNKDFLYSLVGGGGGSQTHVGIINNNNIDHTLHANWDSSSPSVLQNVKDQWDSHSSPEACTVDQSLPAVFPPPSSSAEAAAMGRRKRRRTKSAKNKEEIENQRMTHIAVERNRRKQMNEYLAVLRSLMPPSYVQRGDQASIIGGAINFVKELEQLLQCMKGQKRTKEGGFSDSSPFAEFFMFPQYSTRATQSSSSSSRGYPGTCEANNNIARNHSWAVADIEVTLVDGHANMKILSKKRPGLLLKMVVGLQSLGLSILHLNVTTVDDMVLTSVSVKVEEGCQLNTVDEIAAAVHQLSRTVQEEAVFS, from the exons atggccCTAGAGGCCGTGGTTTTCCCACAAGATCCATTCACTTACGGTTGCAACAACAAAGACTTCTTGTACTCGTTAGTAGGAGGTGGTGGAGGAAGCCAAACCCATGTGGgaatcatcaacaacaacaacatagaCCACACCCTGCATGCAAATTGGGATTCATCTTCTCCTTCGGTGTTGCAAAATGTTAAAGACCAGTGGGATTCACACTCCTCCCCTGAAGCTTGCACTGTTGATCAATCCCTTCCTGCAGTCTTCCCTCCTCCTTCTTCCTCGGCCGAAGCCGCTGCCATGGGCCGCCGCAAACGACGTCGCACCAAGAGCGCCAAGAACAAGGAGGAGATCGAGAACCAGAGGATGACCCACATTGCAGTTGAGCGCAATAGAAGAAAACAGATGAATGAGTACCTCGCCGTGCTTAGATCCTTGATGCCTCCTTCTTATGTACAAAGG ggCGATCAAGCATCTATTATTGGGGGCGCCATTAACTTCGTGAAGGAGCTGGAGCAGCTTCTGCAGTGCATGAAGGGCCAGAAGAGAACAAAGGAGGGTGGCTTCTCTGACTCATCACCCTTTGCTGAGTTCTTCATGTTCCCCCAATACTCGACACGTGCGACACagagcagcagcagcagcagcagaggCTACCCTGGCACGTGCGAGGCCAACAACAACATTGCACGGAACCATTCATGGGCCGTGGCAGACATAGAAGTGACCTTGGTAGATGGCCATGCCAACATGAAGATACTCTCAAAGAAACGACCAGGGTTGCTTCTGAAGATGGTTGTTGGTCTTCAAAGTCTTGGTCTCAGCATTCTTCACCTTAATGTTACCACTGTTGACGATATGGTCCTTACCTCAGTTAGTGTTAAG GTAGAGGAAGGGTGTCAGCTGAACACGGTGGATGAAATTGCAGCTGCTGTGCATCAATTATCACGCACAGTTCAGGAGGAAGCTGTTTTCAGCTGA